Proteins encoded in a region of the Gloeocapsa sp. PCC 73106 genome:
- a CDS encoding photosystem II protein, Psb35-related, translating to MIMLIAVVVVGWVGASVIGTQAYFRGEQSKPIHNRNLNSDSFEAIALTVTGQATDYANRVPAYSLDAYSSQNS from the coding sequence ATGATTATGTTGATAGCAGTAGTAGTGGTAGGTTGGGTAGGGGCTTCTGTAATCGGAACTCAGGCATATTTTCGCGGTGAACAAAGCAAACCCATTCATAACCGCAATTTAAACTCAGATTCTTTTGAAGCGATCGCCCTTACGGTAACTGGTCAGGCTACAGACTACGCAAATCGAGTACCAGCCTACTCTCTAGACGCTTACAGTAGCCAAAACTCCTAG
- a CDS encoding PstS family phosphate ABC transporter substrate-binding protein, protein MNICKQPINKLLTGFTLTALTVGLASQTGMASLKQAGISGDIVVDGSSTVFPITEAMAEEFQKANPDVRITVGVSGTGGGFKKFCAGETDISNASRPIKTEEIEACAQAGIEFIELPVAFDAISVVVNPNNTWAECLTVEELNKMWAPEAQETVTNWTQIREGFPDRPLALYGPGTDSGTFDYFTDAINGEEGASRGDFTASEDDNVIVLGVANDENALGYFGLAYLTENADKIRGVKIDGGNGCVEPSVATVEDGTYQPLARPLFIYVSKSALERPQVKAFVDFYLQKENVALVEEVGYVRIPDAIYDKAQARLNNLTTGTVFGGGSTVGVNLQEVL, encoded by the coding sequence ATGAACATTTGTAAACAGCCAATAAACAAACTTCTGACTGGTTTTACCCTGACCGCTCTAACCGTGGGTTTGGCGTCTCAAACCGGGATGGCTTCTCTCAAACAAGCAGGAATCAGTGGAGATATAGTTGTCGATGGATCTAGTACCGTATTTCCCATTACAGAAGCAATGGCAGAAGAATTCCAAAAAGCCAACCCCGACGTGAGAATAACCGTAGGTGTTTCTGGTACAGGCGGTGGTTTTAAGAAATTCTGCGCCGGGGAAACCGATATCTCCAACGCTTCTCGCCCCATCAAGACCGAAGAAATAGAAGCCTGTGCCCAAGCGGGAATCGAATTTATTGAACTTCCCGTCGCTTTTGACGCAATTTCAGTAGTAGTAAATCCCAATAATACCTGGGCAGAATGTCTCACCGTTGAAGAATTAAATAAAATGTGGGCACCAGAAGCTCAAGAAACGGTAACCAACTGGACCCAAATTCGCGAAGGTTTTCCCGATCGCCCTCTAGCTCTCTATGGTCCTGGGACAGATTCAGGAACCTTTGACTACTTCACCGATGCTATCAACGGAGAAGAAGGAGCCAGTCGGGGTGATTTCACCGCTAGCGAAGATGATAACGTGATCGTATTAGGAGTTGCTAACGACGAAAACGCCCTCGGTTATTTTGGACTAGCTTACTTAACAGAAAATGCAGACAAAATTAGAGGGGTTAAAATTGATGGTGGCAATGGCTGCGTCGAACCATCTGTAGCTACGGTAGAAGATGGAACCTATCAACCTCTAGCTCGCCCTCTCTTTATCTACGTAAGTAAATCTGCTCTCGAACGACCTCAAGTGAAAGCTTTTGTGGACTTTTATCTGCAGAAAGAGAATGTAGCCCTCGTAGAAGAAGTAGGCTATGTAAGAATACCTGACGCTATCTATGATAAAGCTCAAGCCCGTTTGAACAATTTAACCACTGGTACAGTGTTCGGTGGTGGTTCTACCGTAGGCGTTAATCTCCAAGAAGTACTCTAA
- the pstC gene encoding phosphate ABC transporter permease subunit PstC gives MNSNPRLWRKNTKVKKWIQGFIVGIFALFALISILTTIGIVVVLVVDALGFFQDIPLSRFLTDRAWTPLFTNAQFGIFVLISATFLTSAIAILVALPLGLLAAICLSEYAPRSWRRWLKPGLELLAGVPTVVYGYFALLFVTPLLSTFIPNIKPFNALSAGLVLGVAILPTVASLSEDAIFAVPDSLRQGAYALGATKREVVSGVVIPSALSGIVASFILAVSRAVGETMIVTIAAGQNPTLTLNPLVPVATMTAYIVQVSLGDAPHGTLAFKTIYAVGLTLFLITLSLNILSYWFVRRFQQKYE, from the coding sequence ATGAACAGCAATCCCAGGCTTTGGCGCAAAAATACAAAGGTTAAAAAATGGATTCAGGGATTTATAGTGGGAATTTTTGCCCTGTTCGCTCTCATCTCGATCCTGACTACTATTGGTATCGTTGTTGTTCTGGTAGTAGACGCTCTAGGGTTTTTTCAAGATATTCCCTTAAGCCGCTTTTTGACAGATAGAGCATGGACACCTCTGTTTACCAATGCCCAATTCGGTATTTTTGTACTAATAAGTGCTACTTTTTTAACCTCAGCTATAGCGATTTTGGTCGCCTTACCCTTGGGATTGTTGGCTGCTATTTGTTTGAGCGAATACGCTCCTCGCTCTTGGAGACGTTGGCTCAAACCTGGTTTAGAATTGCTAGCAGGGGTACCCACCGTAGTCTATGGTTATTTCGCTTTGCTATTTGTGACGCCTTTGTTGAGTACTTTCATACCCAATATCAAGCCCTTTAACGCCTTAAGTGCGGGATTAGTACTGGGGGTGGCGATTCTCCCGACGGTAGCTTCTTTGAGCGAAGATGCCATTTTTGCAGTTCCCGATAGCCTACGTCAAGGAGCTTACGCTTTGGGTGCAACCAAACGAGAGGTAGTCTCGGGTGTGGTTATTCCTTCAGCTCTATCAGGAATTGTGGCTTCTTTTATTCTGGCGGTTTCCCGGGCTGTAGGCGAAACAATGATCGTAACTATCGCCGCAGGGCAAAATCCAACCCTAACACTCAATCCCTTGGTACCAGTAGCTACTATGACTGCTTATATAGTTCAAGTAAGTCTCGGGGATGCTCCTCATGGTACTTTGGCATTTAAAACTATTTACGCGGTCGGTTTAACTCTATTTTTGATTACTTTAAGCTTAAATATATTAAGTTATTGGTTCGTGCGTCGCTTTCAACAGAAATACGAATGA
- the pstA gene encoding phosphate ABC transporter permease PstA gives MIHPENSPRVRETRAVFNYRLDRRYLLDRVFANATWLAVAIALIILAVLVIDVFFDGLPRLDWKLITQFPSRRPAEAGLKSALVGTIWLMVLTSLITFPLGVGAAIFLEEFAADTWIARVIEININNLAAVPSIIYGLLGLELFVRVMSPITGGRSVLAGSLTLSLLVLPIIIVATREALRAVPNSLRQGTFALGATRWEVVKDQVFPLAFPGILTGVILALSRAIGETAPLITIGALTFIAFLPPLSWEGLQSPFTAMPIQIFNWVSRPQAAFHTAAAAGIIVLMIMLLLMNTLAIWLRNRFQRNI, from the coding sequence ATGATTCACCCAGAAAATTCCCCCAGAGTTAGAGAAACTAGAGCGGTTTTTAACTACAGGCTTGACCGTCGCTATTTACTAGATCGCGTTTTTGCTAACGCTACTTGGTTAGCAGTGGCGATCGCTCTAATTATTCTCGCTGTATTAGTAATTGATGTTTTCTTCGATGGTTTACCCCGTCTAGATTGGAAGCTAATTACTCAGTTTCCCTCCCGTCGTCCCGCCGAAGCTGGCTTAAAATCAGCTCTAGTAGGTACAATCTGGCTAATGGTGTTGACTAGTCTGATTACTTTTCCTCTAGGGGTGGGAGCTGCGATCTTTCTAGAAGAATTCGCCGCTGATACCTGGATTGCCAGAGTAATTGAAATCAACATCAATAATTTAGCCGCTGTACCTTCGATTATCTACGGTTTATTGGGCTTGGAGCTATTCGTAAGGGTGATGAGCCCGATTACAGGTGGACGCAGCGTCTTGGCGGGCTCTTTAACTCTTTCTTTATTAGTCCTACCCATCATCATCGTCGCTACGCGGGAAGCTTTAAGAGCTGTACCTAATAGTCTACGACAGGGTACTTTTGCCCTGGGAGCAACTCGCTGGGAAGTAGTTAAAGATCAAGTGTTTCCTTTAGCTTTTCCGGGTATTTTAACAGGGGTGATTCTGGCTCTATCTCGGGCGATCGGTGAAACAGCTCCCCTAATTACGATCGGCGCTCTGACTTTTATCGCCTTTTTACCACCGCTATCTTGGGAAGGCTTACAATCTCCCTTCACCGCTATGCCGATTCAGATTTTTAACTGGGTTTCTCGTCCTCAAGCCGCTTTTCATACAGCAGCCGCGGCAGGAATTATCGTATTAATGATTATGTTACTGTTAATGAACACTCTGGCTATCTGGCTACGTAATCGTTTTCAGCGCAATATTTAA
- the pstB gene encoding phosphate ABC transporter ATP-binding protein PstB produces MTDKIVFEVKEVSVFYRSFEALRRVSMGVPEQEITAFIGPSGCGKSTLLRCFNRLNDLIPGAKVQGQIIYQERDLYAPKVDAVEVRQQIGMVFQKPNPFPKSIYDNIAYGAKINGYQGNMDELVERSLRQAALWDEVKSKLRESGLSLSGGQQQRLCIARAIAIEPEVILMDEPCSALDPISTLKIEELMHELKSKYTIIIVTHNMQQAIRVANRTAFFNVIAADDGKRSGYLVEYGPTEKIFSFPEERATQEYVSGKFG; encoded by the coding sequence ATGACTGATAAAATAGTATTTGAAGTTAAAGAAGTTTCTGTCTTCTACCGCAGTTTTGAAGCTCTGCGCAGAGTGTCAATGGGTGTCCCTGAACAGGAAATTACGGCTTTTATTGGTCCCTCTGGTTGTGGTAAAAGTACTTTGTTACGCTGTTTTAACCGACTCAACGACTTAATTCCTGGAGCTAAAGTACAAGGTCAAATTATCTACCAAGAAAGGGATCTCTACGCACCTAAGGTTGACGCGGTGGAAGTACGTCAGCAAATAGGTATGGTGTTTCAAAAGCCTAATCCTTTTCCTAAGTCTATCTACGATAACATCGCCTACGGTGCTAAAATTAACGGTTATCAGGGGAATATGGATGAGTTGGTAGAGCGATCGCTCCGACAAGCCGCTCTCTGGGATGAGGTGAAAAGTAAACTTAGAGAAAGTGGTCTTTCCCTGTCGGGGGGACAACAGCAGCGTCTGTGTATCGCTCGGGCGATCGCTATAGAACCGGAAGTAATCCTTATGGATGAACCTTGCTCTGCTCTTGATCCCATCTCGACTCTGAAAATTGAAGAATTAATGCACGAGCTTAAATCTAAATACACTATAATCATCGTTACTCACAATATGCAACAGGCGATCCGCGTCGCCAATAGGACCGCTTTTTTTAACGTTATTGCCGCAGATGACGGTAAGCGCTCTGGCTACTTAGTAGAGTACGGTCCCACCGAAAAGATTTTTAGTTTTCCTGAAGAACGAGCGACTCAAGAGTACGTAAGTGGTAAGTTTGGTTGA
- a CDS encoding hemerythrin domain-containing protein, with protein MVTTQTDSKRSAIAEKLADVRAFQNLIIANEEMLISKFEDPELHDRLQKMLEDDQKNLGVVETVITAYGIQAKPKEKVVEAVQQYQKLMQDPELTLYEKVAQLELLKHTQVISGLIIHKAAQVVGKDIAQAIVPLNTVNFENRAHQEQLKGFLEVLGTRELTGQDADSSVWAGVQDALAALSGIVGSVVTQSSDQSDLKIQDVLRIDHQKVNTLFSEILKSDDMQKNREFFGQLAQDLSVHSEAEEQVVYPKVRQFYDDTQELYDQQSEAKVLLKEIETLAVGSDQFKLKLKELQDAIDAHVRQEEGKLFAAIRNNFSVEQQQQLATEFKEAKKQLQTKLA; from the coding sequence ATGGTTACCACACAAACAGATTCTAAACGTAGCGCGATCGCCGAAAAACTGGCAGACGTCCGAGCATTTCAAAATTTAATTATTGCTAATGAAGAGATGCTTATCAGCAAATTTGAAGATCCTGAACTTCATGATCGACTTCAAAAAATGTTAGAAGACGACCAAAAGAATTTAGGCGTCGTTGAGACTGTTATTACTGCCTACGGTATCCAAGCAAAGCCTAAGGAAAAGGTTGTAGAAGCGGTACAGCAGTATCAAAAGCTCATGCAAGACCCTGAGCTAACCTTGTATGAAAAAGTAGCACAGTTGGAACTTCTAAAGCACACTCAAGTGATATCAGGATTGATCATCCACAAAGCAGCTCAGGTTGTCGGTAAAGATATTGCACAAGCTATAGTACCTCTTAACACCGTTAATTTTGAAAACCGAGCTCATCAGGAGCAACTCAAAGGCTTTCTTGAAGTTCTAGGAACCAGAGAACTAACAGGTCAAGATGCTGATAGTAGCGTTTGGGCTGGAGTACAGGACGCTTTGGCGGCACTCAGCGGTATAGTAGGCAGCGTGGTTACTCAGTCATCTGATCAGTCGGACTTGAAAATCCAAGATGTTCTGCGCATAGATCACCAGAAAGTGAACACCCTGTTTTCAGAAATTCTCAAAAGCGATGACATGCAAAAAAATCGAGAGTTTTTTGGACAACTTGCGCAAGATCTCAGTGTCCACTCTGAAGCAGAAGAACAAGTAGTTTACCCTAAAGTACGTCAATTTTATGACGATACTCAAGAATTGTACGACCAGCAATCAGAAGCGAAAGTTCTATTGAAAGAGATCGAGACCCTTGCTGTTGGCTCTGATCAGTTTAAGTTAAAACTGAAAGAACTTCAAGACGCAATTGATGCTCACGTTCGTCAAGAAGAAGGTAAGTTGTTTGCCGCGATTCGTAATAACTTTAGCGTCGAACAACAGCAGCAATTGGCGACTGAGTTTAAAGAAGCTAAAAAACAACTGCAGACAAAACTAGCGTAA
- a CDS encoding phytase: MTDRNRYNVVEIEFIGGVDFETGSEFEGTEIGGLSGISYNAILDEYYVISDDRSQNNLARYYTVEIDLNDGSLDEGDIDFTKVTTLLDAQGNPYVVDGVDPEGIAYDGSDNIYISSEGNTNNGLDPFIDGFLLTGQQVNSLAIDDKFLPNLEQTQGVRNNLAFESLAITPDRQTIYSATETALTQDGPIPTLDTESASRILSYSLTGQIPEKEYLYLTDTIPVPPNPSDAFADNGLVELIALDNQGTLLSLERSFASGVGNNIRLYQVRLQGATDIQGIDSLATPTGEIVDVDAPVQKELLLDFGDLGITLDNFEGMSLGPTLPDGRQSLIVVSDNNFNENQTTKFFAFALELESIPVIEATAETPSEIRYGGPENPDPNNIPDGDDPAIYVHPTDPNQSLVITTFKDAGLAVYDLDGQELQTISPENIRYNNVDLVYNFPLATGTVDLAIASDRRNDTLAIFAINPDTRQLTDITAAALSNPDASIFGIDDGEQTAYGLTTYTSPISNQTYVFVSQRDGNQIAQLALNATDIGTIDAEIVRTFTVPIPPEGELEDAQVEGMVADRELGYLYVGQENFGIWKFLAEPETDTTPILVDQVGDNLTPDVEGLTIYYGDSGKGYLFASSQGDSTYAIYERSGDNNYLGNFAIGNSRDIDGVEESDGADIINVSLGEAFPNGLMVVHDGSNEPAVVFPDPEDGEIQNFNTNFKYLDLADIPGLELDTNSYNPRGTSLVNGVANGDTTENSTVLWTSNTGLGNVISA, translated from the coding sequence ATGACTGATAGAAATCGCTACAATGTGGTCGAAATAGAGTTTATTGGTGGAGTTGACTTCGAAACCGGATCTGAGTTTGAAGGAACCGAAATAGGAGGTTTGTCTGGAATTAGTTATAACGCAATTTTAGACGAATATTATGTTATTTCTGACGATCGCAGTCAAAATAATCTAGCTCGCTATTATACTGTTGAGATAGATTTAAATGATGGTAGTTTAGATGAAGGAGATATTGACTTTACAAAAGTTACTACTCTTCTAGACGCACAAGGAAACCCCTATGTTGTAGATGGAGTAGATCCAGAGGGAATAGCTTATGATGGTTCAGATAACATTTATATCTCCTCAGAAGGAAACACTAACAATGGCTTAGATCCGTTTATTGACGGATTTTTGTTGACAGGACAACAAGTTAACAGTTTAGCGATTGATGATAAATTTTTACCCAATCTCGAACAAACCCAGGGAGTCCGCAATAACTTAGCTTTCGAAAGTTTAGCGATTACTCCTGATCGCCAAACCATCTATAGCGCTACTGAAACAGCTTTGACTCAAGATGGTCCTATACCTACTTTAGACACAGAAAGTGCTTCTCGTATCCTAAGCTATAGCTTAACCGGTCAAATACCAGAAAAAGAATATCTCTACTTGACCGATACTATACCAGTACCACCCAATCCCAGTGACGCGTTTGCTGATAATGGATTGGTGGAATTAATCGCTTTAGATAATCAGGGAACCTTACTTTCTCTAGAACGATCCTTCGCTTCGGGAGTAGGAAATAACATTCGCCTTTATCAAGTACGATTACAAGGTGCTACCGATATTCAAGGAATAGATAGTTTAGCTACTCCAACCGGCGAAATAGTAGACGTAGATGCGCCAGTACAAAAAGAACTACTATTAGACTTTGGAGACTTGGGTATCACCTTAGATAACTTTGAGGGGATGAGTTTAGGACCTACTTTACCCGATGGACGACAGTCTCTGATTGTGGTGAGTGATAATAACTTTAATGAGAATCAAACAACTAAATTTTTCGCTTTTGCTCTTGAACTTGAATCTATTCCCGTAATCGAAGCAACTGCAGAAACACCCTCAGAAATACGCTACGGTGGTCCGGAAAATCCTGATCCTAATAATATACCCGATGGTGATGATCCTGCTATCTACGTTCATCCTACTGATCCTAACCAGAGTCTAGTTATTACTACTTTTAAAGATGCAGGATTAGCAGTTTATGACTTAGATGGTCAAGAACTACAAACAATTTCTCCTGAGAATATTCGCTACAACAACGTAGATTTAGTCTATAATTTCCCACTAGCCACCGGAACAGTTGATTTAGCGATCGCCTCGGATCGTCGCAACGACACCCTAGCTATTTTTGCCATTAATCCAGATACCCGTCAATTAACCGATATTACTGCTGCAGCTTTAAGTAATCCGGATGCTTCCATTTTTGGTATAGATGATGGAGAACAAACCGCTTATGGACTCACTACTTATACTAGTCCTATTTCCAATCAAACTTATGTCTTCGTCAGTCAAAGAGACGGCAATCAAATTGCTCAACTAGCCCTCAATGCTACAGATATAGGAACAATAGACGCTGAAATTGTCCGCACTTTTACCGTTCCTATCCCCCCTGAAGGAGAGTTAGAAGACGCCCAAGTAGAGGGTATGGTAGCAGATCGCGAGTTGGGTTATCTCTATGTAGGGCAAGAAAACTTTGGGATTTGGAAGTTTTTGGCTGAACCGGAAACAGATACCACTCCTATCTTAGTTGACCAAGTAGGTGATAATTTGACCCCCGACGTGGAAGGTTTAACCATCTACTACGGTGATTCAGGAAAAGGTTATTTATTCGCTTCTAGTCAGGGAGATAGCACCTATGCTATTTACGAACGTAGTGGAGATAATAATTATTTAGGTAACTTTGCTATAGGAAATAGTCGAGATATCGATGGGGTAGAAGAGTCTGATGGAGCCGATATTATTAATGTATCATTAGGTGAAGCATTCCCCAATGGATTAATGGTAGTTCATGATGGTTCGAATGAACCTGCAGTGGTTTTTCCCGATCCAGAAGATGGAGAAATTCAAAACTTCAATACTAATTTTAAATATCTTGACTTAGCTGACATTCCCGGATTAGAACTAGATACTAATAGTTATAACCCTCGTGGGACTTCCCTAGTCAATGGAGTGGCTAATGGAGACACCACTGAAAACAGCACAGTACTATGGACGAGCAATACTGGGTTAGGAAACGTAATTTCTGCATAA
- a CDS encoding nucleotidyltransferase family protein, giving the protein MELKQLLTEKRKGIIQIAEKHGAYNIRIFGSVARGENNSDSDIDFLVDIESGRSLLDRIALIQELEDFLECRVDVVKSPNLSMLIRDKVFNEAIWL; this is encoded by the coding sequence GTGGAACTTAAACAATTGTTAACGGAAAAACGAAAGGGAATTATTCAAATTGCAGAGAAGCACGGAGCTTATAATATCCGTATTTTTGGATCTGTTGCTAGAGGTGAGAATAATTCTGATAGTGATATTGATTTTTTGGTAGATATTGAATCTGGGCGTAGTCTTTTAGATAGAATTGCTCTTATTCAAGAGTTGGAGGATTTTCTAGAGTGTAGAGTGGATGTAGTTAAATCGCCAAATTTATCTATGTTGATTAGAGATAAAGTTTTTAACGAAGCAATTTGGTTATGA
- a CDS encoding DUF86 domain-containing protein, translated as MREQRLYLNDILESINLIQSYVFKGKEEFLNTRLIQDAVIRNLEVIGEATKKLSPEIKASHSSIPWRQIAGLRDVLIHNYMKVDPDEIWGVVENNLDDLKKEVELILQELD; from the coding sequence ATGAGAGAGCAAAGGCTATATTTAAATGATATTTTAGAGTCTATAAATTTAATTCAATCTTATGTATTTAAAGGTAAGGAAGAATTTTTAAATACTCGACTAATTCAAGATGCAGTGATACGTAATTTAGAAGTTATTGGCGAAGCTACTAAAAAATTATCTCCAGAAATAAAAGCTTCTCATAGTAGCATTCCATGGCGACAGATTGCGGGTTTAAGAGATGTTTTAATTCATAATTATATGAAGGTAGATCCTGATGAAATTTGGGGCGTAGTTGAAAATAATTTAGATGATTTGAAAAAGGAAGTAGAGTTAATTTTGCAGGAGTTAGATTAA
- the cobU gene encoding bifunctional adenosylcobinamide kinase/adenosylcobinamide-phosphate guanylyltransferase, protein MPTISVDNSEIILITGPARSGKSEWAETLAQEQDLPIVYVATAVMTTDDLEWCQRIELHRQRRPESWETWEVPVDLTQVIRRVNPPHCLLIDSVGTWVANLLSQDDESWGQTQTELLTALKESPLKIILVAEETGWGLVPAYPLGRQFRDRLGTLVRHLGQVANTVYLVTAGHVLNLTELGTSV, encoded by the coding sequence ATGCCTACTATTTCTGTTGACAACTCGGAAATTATTTTAATCACAGGTCCAGCCCGTTCTGGTAAGAGTGAGTGGGCAGAAACTCTAGCCCAAGAGCAAGATCTGCCAATTGTATACGTTGCCACCGCTGTGATGACCACGGATGATTTAGAATGGTGTCAAAGAATTGAACTGCATCGCCAAAGAAGACCAGAAAGTTGGGAGACTTGGGAAGTCCCGGTAGATTTAACCCAGGTGATTCGTCGGGTTAACCCTCCCCATTGTTTGTTGATTGATTCTGTGGGAACTTGGGTCGCTAATTTGCTCTCTCAAGACGATGAAAGTTGGGGACAAACTCAAACAGAATTACTGACAGCTTTAAAAGAGTCGCCCTTGAAAATTATTTTAGTGGCGGAGGAAACAGGTTGGGGTTTAGTTCCTGCTTATCCCCTAGGTAGACAATTTCGCGATCGCTTGGGTACTTTGGTGCGTCATTTAGGGCAAGTTGCCAATACAGTATACTTAGTGACCGCGGGTCATGTGCTGAATTTAACAGAACTCGGTACCTCAGTATGA